A single genomic interval of Lycium ferocissimum isolate CSIRO_LF1 unplaced genomic scaffold, AGI_CSIRO_Lferr_CH_V1 ctg3490, whole genome shotgun sequence harbors:
- the LOC132044085 gene encoding protein COFACTOR ASSEMBLY OF COMPLEX C SUBUNIT B CCB1, chloroplastic, producing MAAKLLFSSLSLPSSFHTPHSHKQHLLCLRTRPRTHKCFTVQATFNDVLFTATNTTSLFQENPSSLFSVAAVADSGYSLASYYTSLGLFVISVPGLWSLIKRSVKSKIVKKTFVKEGIEEGKKAANQVAGEILSFFTRNNFAVMDRGETITFEGFMVPSRGQAALLTFCTCISLGSVALVLTITVPDVGNNWFWITALSPLAGVYYWTRASRKEQIKVKMTVADDGSLSEIVVQGDDQEVEKMRKELQLSEKGMVYVKGLLER from the exons ATGGCAGCAAAGCTTCtattctcttctctctctcttccttccAGTTTCCACACTCCACACTCTCACAAGCAACATCTTCTATGTCTCCGAACAAGACCAAGAACACACAAATGCTTCACTGTTCAAGCAACATTTAATGATGTCCTCTTCACTGCTACTAATACTACTTcactttttcaagaaaacccatcttcTCTATTCTCAGTTGCAGCAGTAGCAGATTCTGGTTATTCATTGGCTAGTTACTACACTTCTTTGGGTCTCTTTGTCATCTCTGTTCCTGGTCTTTGGTCACTTATCAAACGATCTGTCAAATCCAAG ATTGTGAAGAAGACGTTTGTTAAGGAAGGGATAGAGGAGGGAAAGAAGGCGGCTAACCAGGTTGCTGGtgaaattctttcattcttcacTCGGAATAATTTTGCTGTCATGGATAGAGGAGAGACTATAAC GTTTGAGGGATTTATGGTTCCAAGCAGAGGACAAGCAGCATTGTTAACATTCTGCACCTGTATAAGCTTGGGAAGTGTTGCCCTTGTTCTTACCATAACAGTTCCAGATGTAGGCAATAATTGGTTCTGGATCACTGCCTTAAGTCCGTTGGC GGGTGTATATTATTGGACTCGAGCATCAAGAAAGGAGCAGATCAAGGTGAAAATGACGGTAGCAGATGATGGAAGCTTGTCAGAAATCGTTGTTCAAGGTGATGACCAAGAAGTAGAGAAAATGCGGAAGGAGCTACAACTGAGTGAAAAAGGCATGGTTTATGTTAAGGGCTTACTTGAAAGATGA
- the LOC132044089 gene encoding G-type lectin S-receptor-like serine/threonine-protein kinase At4g27290 isoform X1 codes for MKPMEAISILFFLSSIWILSSALDTIPANQPLTDGSTLISSGGKFKLGFFSPGTSGKWYLGIWFNKVTVQTVVWVVNTDSPLNDRSGALNLTRQGTLTLLNGSGHVIWSSNATRHMQNPVAQLLDSGNLVVRDVAEDKRENYLWQSFDYPGDTALPGMKLGIDLKTGFHRSLWSWKSTDDPSRGEFIWTFDPRGLLQTFIMNGSIELYRAGPWNGRVFPNAPARDASWNGYNYTYFSDPEEISFMYELTDSSIIARVVMQLNGVLQLSEWNNQTQNWDDVVSVPADNCDIYGQCHAYGLCNSGYSPICRCLDKFEPEDPTEWARGNWSGGCVRKRTLNCQKEVKFLKHSGIKLPDTRFSWYSKGVTLNACEELCLRNCSCMAYANPDITGTNEGCLLWFDDLVDIREFGASGQDIYIKLDSSELENSSTGKVKKLKISLPLAAFGLLLTLSLILYIRQKQHFSKGRGIRSSEMFCTNKSQAEELDLPLFDFETISDATNNFSLSNKLGEGGFGPVYKGVLKDGQEIAVKRLSRYSAQGTDEFKNEVIFIAKLQHRNLVKLLGCCIQAEEKMLIYEYMPNNSLDWFLFDKDRRSVLDWPKCFHIINGIARGLLYLHQDSRLRIIHRDLKPSNVLLDIDMNPKISDFGMARCFGGKETGAMTTRVVGTYGYMSPEYAAEGKFSVKSDVFSFGVLVLEIISGKRNRGFLHPDHHHNLLGHVWILFKEGRVLELIDTQPRQSCNLSEVQRSVHVGLLCVQQRPEDRPSMASVVMMLGSDVALPLPKEPGFFNGRSRFTEADSSSSKHGETSVNELSITQLDAR; via the exons ATGAAACCAATGGAAGCCATAAGCATACTTTTCTTCTTGTCATCCATATGGATTCTATCTAGTGCTCTAGATACCATACCTGCAAATCAACCTCTAACCGATGGAAGCACCCTTATTTCATCAGGTGGCAAGTTTAAGTTGGGATTTTTCTCCCCTGGGACATCCGGGAAATGGTACTTGGGAATATGGTTCAATAAAGTTACTGTACAGACAGTGGTATGGGTTGTTAATACAGACAGTCCACTCAATGATAGATCCGGTGCGCTAAATCTTACCAGACAAGGAACTCTTACTCTTCTAAATGGTTCTGGCCATGTCATTTGGTCCTCCAATGCAACTAGACATATGCAAAATCCAGTAGCACAACTTCTTGATTCTGGCAATCTTGTTGTTAGAGATGTAGCCGAGGATAAGCGTGAGAATTACCTGTGGCAGAGTTTTGACTATCCAGGTGACACAGCTTTACCTGGAATGAAGCTTGGGATCGATCTGAAGACTGGTTTTCATCGTTCCCTCTGGTCATGGAAGAGCACAGATGATCCTTCCAGGGGTGAGTTTATTTGGACATTCGATCCTCGTGGATTACTACAAACATTCATCATGAATGGTTCCATTGAACTCTACAGGGCCGGACCATGGAATGGTCGAGTCTTTCCTAATGCACCAGCTCGCGACGCCTCGTGGAATGGTTATAACTATACATACTTTTCTGATCCTGAGGAAATATCCTTCATGTATGAGCTCACAGACAGCTCTATCATTGCAAGGGTAGTGATGCAACTGAATGGAGTTCTACAGCTTTCAGAATGGAATAATCAGACCCAAAATTGGGACGATGTTGTTAGCGTACCAGCAGATAACTGTGACATTTATGGCCAGTGTCACGCATATGGTTTGTGCAACAGCGGCTACTCTCCAATCTGCAGATGtttggataaatttgaaccCGAAGATCCAACAGAATGGGCAAGGGGAAATTGGTCAGGCGGCTGTGTTAGAAAGAGAACATTGAATTGCCAAAAGGAAGTTAAATTCTTGAAGCATTCAGGCATCAAGTTGCCAGACACTCGTTTTTCCTGGTACAGCAAAGGAGTGACTCTTAATGCATGCGAGGAATTGTGCTTGAGAAACTGTTCTTGTATGGCGTATGCAAATCCAGACATAACAGGAACAAATGAAGGCTGTTTGCTTTGGTTTGATGATCTGGTCGACATCAGGGAGTTCGGTGCTAGTGGACAAGATATCTATATAAAGTTGGACTCTTCCGAGTTAG AGAACTCCAGTACAGGGAAAGTAAAGAAACTGAAGATCAGCTTGCCTCTGGCAGCATTTGGTCTGCTCTTAACACTAAGCTTAATCTTGTACATAAGGCAAAAGCAACATTTTAGCAAAG GAAGAGGAATAAGAAGCTCTGAAATGTTCTGCACTAACAAAAGCCAAGCTGAAGAACTAGATTTACCATTGTTTGATTTTGAAACTATATCTGATGCTACCAATAACTTTTCACTGAGCAACAAGCTTGGAGAGGGTGGTTTCGGACCTGTTTACAAG GGTGTGCTGAAAGATGGACAAGAAATTGCAGTAAAGAGACTTTCAAGATACTCAGCGCAAGGAACTGATGAGTTCAAGAATGAGGTTATCTTCATTGCCAAACTCCAGCATCGGAATCTTGTGAAGCTTCTTGGTTGCTGTATTCAAGCAGAAGAAAAAATGTTGATTTATGAGTACATGCCTAATAATAGCTTGGATTGGTTCCTTTTTG ATAAAGATAGGAGGTCAGTGCTTGATTGGCCTAAGTGCTTCCATATTATTAATGGAATTGCTCGAGGACTTCTCTACCTGCATCAAGACTCAAGATTGCGGATAATCCATAGAGATCTGAAACCTAGCAATGTTTTGCTAGACATTGATATGAACCCAAAGATATCTGACTTTGGCATGGCAAGATGTTTCGGAGGAAAAGAGACGGGAGCCATGACAACAAGAGTGGTCGGGACATA TGGCTACATGTCTCCGGAGTATGCagcagaaggaaaattttcggTGAAATCAGATGTATTTAGCTTTGGAGTTCTAGTACTGGAGATTATAAGCGGGAAGAGAAATAGAGGGTTCTTGCATCCAGACCATCACCATAATCTTCTAGGACAT GTGTGGATCCTCTTCAAAGAAGGCAGGGTTTTGGAGCTAATAGATACCCAACCAAGGCAGTCATGCAATCTGTCTGAAGTTCAAAGATCAGTCCATGTAGGTCTATTATGTGTGCAGCAGCGTCCAGAAGATAGGCCGAGTATGGCATCAGTTGTGATGATGTTGGGTAGTGATGTTGCGCTGCCCTTGCCTAAAGAGCCAGGCTTTTTCAATGGAAGAAGCAGATTCACTGAAGCTGACAGTTCATCTAGCAAGCATGGCGAAACTTCTGTCAATGAATTAAGCATCACACAGTTGGATGCCAGATAG
- the LOC132044089 gene encoding G-type lectin S-receptor-like serine/threonine-protein kinase SD1-1 isoform X2 encodes MSPEYAAEGKFSVKSDVFSFGVLVLEIISGKRNRGFLHPDHHHNLLGHVWILFKEGRVLELIDTQPRQSCNLSEVQRSVHVGLLCVQQRPEDRPSMASVVMMLGSDVALPLPKEPGFFNGRSRFTEADSSSSKHGETSVNELSITQLDAR; translated from the exons ATGTCTCCGGAGTATGCagcagaaggaaaattttcggTGAAATCAGATGTATTTAGCTTTGGAGTTCTAGTACTGGAGATTATAAGCGGGAAGAGAAATAGAGGGTTCTTGCATCCAGACCATCACCATAATCTTCTAGGACAT GTGTGGATCCTCTTCAAAGAAGGCAGGGTTTTGGAGCTAATAGATACCCAACCAAGGCAGTCATGCAATCTGTCTGAAGTTCAAAGATCAGTCCATGTAGGTCTATTATGTGTGCAGCAGCGTCCAGAAGATAGGCCGAGTATGGCATCAGTTGTGATGATGTTGGGTAGTGATGTTGCGCTGCCCTTGCCTAAAGAGCCAGGCTTTTTCAATGGAAGAAGCAGATTCACTGAAGCTGACAGTTCATCTAGCAAGCATGGCGAAACTTCTGTCAATGAATTAAGCATCACACAGTTGGATGCCAGATAG